Part of the Verrucomicrobiia bacterium genome, GTGGTCGAGCTTTTGCAACGGAATGAATTGCGCGATGGCGAGTTTGCCGACGGGAATGACGAGGTGCGGCTGAAGGATTTCTATCTCGCGCTTGAACCAGACTGAACAATTTTGAATTTCATTGGGCGCTGGCACGCGGTCGCCGCCCGTGGCTTTCTTGCCCGGAAAACAACGGCATACCGCCGCCATATATACCGCCGCTCGAAATGTTTCCTCACTCATGCCCGCCGCTTCGTTGAACCAGCGGAACAAGGTTTTCCCCGCCGTCCAAGCAAACGGACGACCCAGCACCGGTTCCTTATCACCGGGCGCCTGTCCCACCAGAATCACGCGGCTGACTACCGCGCCGCCGCTCACCACGGGCGGATGCATATCGGGGCATTTTCGACAGGCAAGCAATCGTTGAACGTGCTGTTGCAGCAGGCGTTCGGTCGCGGGAAGTTTTGTGACGGCCATGTTTTAATAAATTGTGCGGCGCGCCGAAACGGAAGGAAAGCAGGAAGTGATACTTGGCTTCCAACGCGCATTTTTTTCGATTAGGTTCAGGCATGGACAAAGAATTGGCTGAACGCCTGGAAAAGTTGGAATCGAATCTGGCGCACCTCGAACACCAGTATGATCAATTAAACCAGGTCGTTTTGGAGCAGGCGCGCGCTCTTTCCAAGTTGCAACTTGTCCAACAGCAGGTGTCGCAAACCGTCGAGAGCATGGAAATGGAACGGATAAAATCCACGAATCCGAAGCCGCCTCATTATCATGGATGATGCCGCTTGCCTTCGCTACGCCGCCGCGTGGGCTGCGGAGTTTTTCAAAAGTTCCTCGGCATGTTTGCGCGCGGCATCTGATTGGCCGCCCAGCATGCGCGCGAGTTCAGTAACGCGGTCCTTGCGATTGAGCAACGTGATTTCGGAAATGGTGCGACCTTCCTTGAGTTGTTTGCTGACCAGATAATGAGCCGACGCGCTCGCCGCAACCGGCGCGAGGTGCGTGATGCAAAGAACCTGTCGCTGCCGCGCGATCTGCTGCATCTTTTCGCCGACCGCGCCCGCCGTCTCACCGCCGACATTCGCATCCACTTCGTCGAACACCAGCACGGGAATTTCGTCCACCTGCGCCAGCACCGTTTTCAGCGCGAGCATCACCCGCGCCATTTCGCCGGACGAAGCAATCGCCCGCAGCGGACGCGGCGGTTCGCCGACATTCGGCGCAAATTGAAATTCAATCGTGTCCAACCCCCACGCCGATAACGGCTTTGCCGCGGTCGAACCACGTTCCGCCGTGCTGATGCTAATGTCGAAATGACACTGCGCAAACCCCAGGTCTTTGAGTTGTTTTACAACAGACTTGGCAAGTTGCGGAATCACTTTACGCCGTTGTATGGAAAGCTCCTGCCCAACGCGCCAAAGTTCGGCGTCCAGTTTTTTAAGTTCACCGTTGATGCGCGCCAGTTCGGCGTCGCGTTGCTCAAGCTGCTGTAATTTCGTTTGCGCGGTTTCGCCGAAGGCGATGACTTCTGCAACCGAGCCGCCATATTTCCGCTTGAGCGAATGAATCAGGTTCAACCGCTCCTCCAATTCCTGCAACCGCCCCGGGTCGAGATCAACTTTATCCGCGTAATGTCCAAGGCTCTCCTGAAGCTCGCGCAAATGGATTACCATTTGTTCGTGCTCCGACAGCAAATCAGTGGCGCTCGCGTCAATGCGTTGAAGCTCCTGCAAAAGCCGGCCGAGCAGCCCCGCGCTGGTGAGCAGCGAGGTTTCATTTTCACTGAGCAGGTCGAGCGCGCCCTGGCTGAGTTCGAGAAGTTTTTGCGCGTTGCTCGCACGCTGGTAGTCCTGCTGGACTTGCGCTTCTTCGTCCGGATGCAAGCGCGCCGCATTGATTTCGTTTACCTGAAAGTGCAGCAAATCGAGTTGTTGAGCATAGGTTTTTTCGTCAACAATCAGGCTGGCTTTTTCACCTTCGAGCATCGCCCGGTGTTTCACTAATTCGCCAAAGGCAGTTCGCCGCGCCGACAAATTTCCGAACGCATCGAGAATGGAAAGCTGCCGTGCCGCGTGAAGCAGCGATTGATGATCGTGCGGGCCGTGCATATCCACCAGCCATTCGCCCAGCGTGGCCAGCGTGCCCAGCGTCGTCGGCGAACCGTTGATGAATTGCCGGTTCGCGCCCGCCGCGGTAAAAGTGCGCTTAAGGACAATTTGATTTTCTTCACAAGGCTCAAGCCCGTTCTCCTCGAGAAAATCTTTCAGCGGCACGCGCAAATGTGTGACCTCGAATACCGCCTCGACCGAGCAACTCTCGCTGCCGCTGCGGATCAACGTCCGGTCGGCGCGTTCACCCAGCACGAGGTTCAGCGCGCCGATGATGATGGACTTGCCCGCGCCCGTTTCGCCGGTGATCGCGTTGTAGCCCGGCTGCAACTCGAGCGTCAGGTCGGGCACCAGCGCGAGGTTTTTGATGCGAAGTATCGTCAACATGTTAAATTTGCCGTGTTCAATTTGGCGATTATGTTATCGTTCGGCAAAATAAAAGTTTAGCAATGTCATTCTCGTTTATCTTTCTGGGTTCGGGCACGTCGCAAGGCGTCCCGATGATCGGGATGGATTACCCGCCAGAATTTCTCGCCAACCCAAAAAACCACCGGACCCGCCCGTCCATTTATGTGGCAACGGACCAAGTCAAAATCTCCGTGGATACCACCCCGGATTTTCGCACTCAAATGCTGCGCGAAAATATCCGCTGGCTGGATGCCGTGGTCTTCACGCATCCCCATGCCGACCATGTCATGGGACTGGACGATTGCCGCCGGTTCTGCGACTTGCGCGACGGGCGCGCCCTGCCGATCTATGCGAATGCCGAAACGATGAATGCGTTGCGACGCGTTTTCAACTACGCGTTTCACGACGGCCCGTGGCCCAAAGGATATTTCATTCCCGAACCGCACATTGTCGAAGGGCCCTTCACCTTGGGCGATCTGGAAATCACTCCCCTGCCCGTTCCTCACGGGCGCATCCATACGAATGGTTACTTGTTCGTTCAAGCCGGGATAAAACGACTCGCGTATCTCAGCGATTGCAAGGAAGTGCCGCCCGAAATCGTCAAACTGATCGCCGGAGTGGAAGTCGTCGTGCTGGATGCCCTGCGGCGAATGCCACACCCGACTCACATGTGCCTCGATGAAGCGTTGACCGCCGCCCGGCGCATCGGAGCGGGGCGAACTTATTTCACGCACCTGACGCAGGACTATGACCACGATATGTCGCAAGCGGAATTGCCGCCGGGCGTCACGCTGGCCTACGATGGACTGAAAGTTGACTGTTAGCAAAACGTGAGCAAGGCTAATTTTAGTGTGAAAAGTGCAATGAAACGACTGCTGATTCTTTTAAGCCTGCTCACGTGGCTGATGCCGGGAATGCGCATTTATGCCGCCGGCCAAGGGGACCAGGTGGTGGTCATTTACAATACGCGCGTTCCTGAATCCAGGGACGTCGCGGAACATTACGCCGCGATGCGTCATGTGCCGGGATGGCAGGTATTCGGAATGGACTTGCCCGAGCGCGAAACCATCAGCCGCGCGGAATTTCAAGACATGTTGCAAAAGCCGCTGGAAAAGAAACTCGAAGCCAGAAATTTCATGCGCTTCGGTTCGATAACCATCCCCGCCACCAACGGACAGCCTCGCAAGGTGGTTCGCGCGGTGATCTCGGCTAGCATCCGTTACCTCGTGCTTTGTTATGGCGTGCCGCTGACGATTGTCAAAGATCCAAGCCTCAAGGAAGACGATGGCCAAGTGCCTCCCGCATTTCGCCGGAACGAAGCTGCGGTGGACAGTGAACTTGCCTGTCTACCGGTTCTTGATCACATGCTGCTTGCGGGGCCGCGCCAGAATTTTTTTTACGGATGCACCAATGCCGCTCTTTTTAATCCGACCAACGGAATTTTACTCGTGGCGCGCTTGGATGGCCCGACGGCGGCGATCGCGCGCGCGCTCGTGGACAAAGCCATGGAAGCAGAAACCAACGGCTTGTGGGGCCGCGCTTATTTCGATACGCGCGGATTGCCTGTCGGAAGTGCGTACCGGCTTGGCGACGATTGGATAAACCTCGCGGCGGAAGTTGCCCACGCGGCCGGCTACGACACGATTGTGGATTCCAATTACAGCACGTTCCCGCCAGGTTTTCCCATGAGTCAGACGGCGCTTTACGCTGGCTGGTATGAGGAAAATCCGACGGGCCCATTTGCCCGTCAAACGGTGGAATTCATGCCGGGCGCTTTTGCGTATCACTTGCAATCGTTCAGCGCAGCCACCTTGCGCACGACCAAGCGTCAATGGGTTGGCCCTCTGCTTGCGCTGGGTGCCACAGCGACGATGGGCTGTGTGGATGAACCTTACCTCGGCGGCACACCTAATATTGGCATTTTCTTTGCGCGTTTTATTTACTCGGCGTTTAGTTTTGGCGAAGCCGCCTACGCCTGCCAAAATTATGTCTCGTGGCAAACGACCGTCGTCGGCGACCCGCTCTATCGTCCGTTCGGCACCTCGCCGCTGGATTTGCAAAAAGATCTGGAACGGCGGCACGATCCGCTGGTCGAATGGTCTTATCTGCGCACGATCAATGTGGACATCCTGCGCGGCAAACCAGTCGCGGAATTGGTGGCCGCGCTGGAACAGTTGGACTTGCTCAAAACCAGTGCGGTGCTTCAGGAAAAACTCGCCGAATTATACACCGACCAAGGCAAGCCCTCCTCTTCGGTCTTCGCGTTGCAAAAGGCACTTGAACTTAACCCCACGCCGGAGCAGCGAGTCCGCCTCATGCTGAATCTGGCCAAACAATTACAGCCGCTGGGGCGCGATCAGGACGCGTATGAAGTCTATCAACAATTTCTACAAAAAATTCCTGATTATCCCGATCAGCTGGCCATCTATAAATCACTCGTCGAATTGGCCCACAAGTTGAACCACGGCGAAGCGGCCGCCAAGTATCAGCATCAAATTGATGTTTTAACTTTCGTCCCGCCGCCAGCCGCCAAGGGCGCGCCGCAACGCCACGGGATTTAAACAGCAAGTTTTGAACCGGCGCGAAAATTTATTTCGCTTGCGATTTTTTATCGAACGCCGCGTCGAACGCCACTTTACTGGGCGCGAAATCCACCCGTTTCACGAACGCCGCCGCTTCGGTCGCTCCATGTTCACGGTCCATTCCGATGTCTTCCCACTCGACCGATAGCGGCCCTTGATAGTTGGCATCGTTAAGGGCACGGATGATGCGTTCGAAATTAATCGAGCCGCGGCCGAGCGAACGGAATTCCCAAGAACGGCGCGGGTCGCCGAATTTTGTGTGACCGCCAAAGACGCCGGCTTCAGTCGGAGTGTTCGACCAATAAACGTCCTTCATGTGAACGTGATAAATGCGGTCGGCAAACTTGCGGATGAAGCCCACATAATCCACCCCCTGATAACCGAGGTGTGAGGGATCATAATTGAAACCAAACTCAGGCCGCCGTCCAATGGCCGCAAGCGCACGCTCGGCGCTGACGATGTCAAAAGCGATCTCCGTCGGATGCACCTCGAGCGCGTATTTCACCTTGCATTTTTTGAATTCGTCCAGAATCGGATTCCAGCGCGCGGCAAAATCCGCAAAACCGTCCTGAATTTGCGCGTCGCTGACCGGCGGAAAACTGTAGAGCAAACTCCAAATCTTCGACCCAGTAAAACCATTGACCACTTTCACGCCCAAATTTTTTGCCGCATGCGCCGCGCGGATGACTTCTTCCGCCGCGCGTTTGCGGACGTCTTCCGGTTTGCCATTTCCCCACACGTGCGGCGGGAGGATGGATTTATGGCGTTCATCAATATTATCACACACGGCCTGGCCGACGAGATGCGTCGAAATCGCCCAGGTTTTCAGCCCGTGTTTGGCCAGCAACGCGTGGCGGTCATCGCAATATTTTTTGTCCTGCGCCTTGATGACGTCGAAATGATCTCCCCAGCACGCAAGCTCCACGCCGTCGTAACCAAAGGACTTGGCTTTTTGAGCGACGGTGTCGAGCGTTAAATCGGCCCATTGGCCAGTGAACAGTGTAACGGGGCGTGCCATAAAATTAAGATTGCGTTTAGTTGATCTTGGTCTCCGCAAAATCTATTGAAAGCATGCGGTCACTGGCAAGCCGTTTATTTGCCCCGCTTAAAATCACGAATTGCGGATTTCGCCAAACCACATCACATTATCGCGCCGGCCCGGCGCCGGACATCATATACACATGGCAATTTTTTACGATACCCACGCGCACTTGGATTATCCCGATTATGCGGAAGACTTGCCGCAGGTGATTGAACGCGCCGCGGCGGCTGGCATCACCAAAATCATCGCCATCGGCACGGACCTTGAAAGCAGCGCGCGCGCGGTCAAACTTGCCGAACAATTTCCCGCGATTTATGCGGCGGTCGGCTGGCATCCGACCAATGTGCTCGAAGCTCCTGACGACATTCGGCCCGCGCTCCGCAAATACGCGAAACATCCGCGAGTCGTCGCCATCGGCGAAACCGGGCTCGACTATCATCATCTGCCCAGCGAAAACCCCGAGGCCACCACTGCCAATGACGCCCATTATAAACAAAAGCAGGCCGCGATTTTTCAGCAACAACTCGAAGTGGCTGCGGAGTTCGGTTTGAATTGCGTCGTGCATCAGCGCAGCGCGCTCGAAGACACGCTTTCACAAATGCAGCCGTTCGCCGGGCGCGTGCGGGGAGTTTTTCACTGCTTCGTGGATGACGCGGTGGCGATGCGGCGCATCGTCGCGATGGGTTCGCTGGTGAGTTTCACGGGAATCATCACTTTCAAAAATGCGCAGAGCGTTCGCGATACCGCCGCCGTCACGCCGCTCGATCAATTCATGCTGGAAACCGACGCGCCCTATCTTGCACCCGTGCCATATCGCGGCAAACGCTGTGAATCCGGTTACGTGAAAGAAATCGCGGAAGTCGTGGCCAAGGCCAAAGGATGTTCGCTGGAAGAATTAAGCGCGGCTACGTGCGCAACGGCGCAAAAGTTTTTTCCAAAGCTCCGCTGATGCGCGATTCGGCGGTAATTATTTTTCCTTCAGTTCGATTTCGCCCTTCCAATCATCCGGCAGCGGATGATCCCGAATTTCGGCGATAAACTTCAAATAGAATTTCGATGGCCCGTCCTTTGGGTTGATTTCCAGCACGCGATGAAACGCCATTTCAGCCGCAACGAAATCCTTTTTCACAAATAGTTCCAACGCTTTCGCGAACGCGTCATCCAGCGTTTTGTGAGCTTCGGCCACGCTGACCTGCCCGACCAATTCGTAAACGGCCACCGTTTTCTCGAAACCCTTCAGTTGAAAATCGCCGAGGAACCGCGTGTGCAATCGCCCGGAAATTCCGCTTTGAGTATCCGCGGTAATCAACACCTCAGTGCCCAGGTATTTATTCAAGCCTTCCATGCGGGCAGCGAGATTGATGTTTTCGCCAATAGCGGTGTAGTCCACGCGCGCCGTGCTGCCGAAGTTGCCGACGTTCGAGACACCCGTATGCAAACCGATGCGCGTGATCAGCGGATGTTCCTTGATGTATTGCTTGGGCTGGTCGCGAAAACGCAACGCCGCCTCGCACGCGCGCATGGCGTGATCCACCTGCGAGTCTGGCGCATTCCAAAAAGCAAAAATCGCGTCGCCGATGTATTTGACAATCGTCCCATCGGTTTTGTGAATGCAGTCAGAAACCGCCGATTCAAAATACCGGTTCATCAACGCCGCAAGGTCATCTGAATCCATCCCTTCCGAGATGGAAGTAAAACCCGCGATGTCGCTAAACAAGGCCGTGAGTAATTGCTTTTTCGCGCCCGGTTTCAAAATGTCCTTCTCGCTGGAAAATTTCTTCACCAGCTTTGGTGAGAGATACATGCGGAGAGATTCCTCAAAGAGACGGTTCTGGACGTAGAGTTGGACGGAGTTGTAAACAACCGAAGATAAAAGAGCGATTGGGATTTGCACGCCTACGATGACCAGCCAAAAAACGAGCAGGTGTTGGCGTGAAAATAAAAAATAACTGATCGCGAGAACAATTACCGAAATTACTGCGGCCATTCCAACCGCCGGGAGAGGACGATACTGGGCAAGTCCAAATCCAATTATAAGACCTAGAATAATGACTAACCATTCCTGATACGGAACGGTCGAAATCCAGTCCCCACGAATCAGGTTTAAGCAAGCCGTCGCTTGAATTTCAACTCCTGGGATGAAACGGTTATTGGCTAACCAAAAGGAATACGGGGTCGAGTATTCATCTTTCCGATCACCACCAAATTTTGTCGAAACCCGCGAACCGACGAATACGACTTTATTGCTGAAATATCCTCTCGGCACGGCGTCATCAAGTGTTTGCGGGTCGAGGACACGAAAATAGCTGACGCTCGGAATTGTCAATGGTGGGCCGTAATAATTGATCCAACGATCCCGGTCGGAAGCTTTTTCTTTTTTAGTAACCGCTGCTCCAGCCATATTGGCGGTGACCCAACTTATTCCCAAAATTTGCTCATCAGGATCCACCCGGAGATGCTTTCGAACCACCAGATCATCATCCGCCGGAATTTCTGCTGACCCAATCGCCGAGTTCGTTTTAGAAAACATGTCGTATGGCGGGACATAACTCCTTCCATACACACTTCTGCCCACTGCCGTGATGACACAATCTGCGGCTAATACAACTTTGCCATTAGATTCAATCGCGTCGGCAAAACTTTGGTCAGCCGCAGGATCCCGGCCCGGATCGCTAAAGACAATGTCAAAGGTAACCGCTTTCGCATGATCAGCTTTCAAGTAATCGAGCAATTTTGCGTGAAGTGCGCGATTCCATGGCGCGTTTTCTGGCTGTTTTAAGTTCGCGTAAGACTCATCATCCATGTAAATCATGCGCATCTCGTCCGTTGCGATATATGGACGCAAGGCAATGAGAAAATCGTAACTCCGATTTTTGAGTCCCTGTCCGATTTGAAAATGCTCGAACAATAGTCCAAACAGCACTGCCAACACGGCTCCCACAACACCACCCAGACGAAGCTGCCGAAGTTTGTCAAAAAGATTCACAAGTTGGATTGGAATTTATTGCTCAGCAATTCGAGAACGATAGTTAATCCAGTTTGATAATAGAAGCTTAGAATAATCCCCCTTGCCCTCCCCTTCCCTCGCTCGTTACGCTGCCGCGCATTGAAAACGGATTTGCCAGCCAGCGACCCGTCCGGCAGCCCTGCCGATTCTCGCGCTGCCAACGCCGGTTTGGTTCCCGCGCTCGGTTTGTTTACCACTACGATGATGGTCATCGGCGGCGTCATTGGGTCGGGGATTTTTCGCAAGGCGGGTGTCATGGCGGGCGAAGTGGGCTCGCCGACGCTGTTGCTCGGCGTCTGGTTTATCGCGGGCATCATCACTTTGTTCGGCGCGCTGACGAATGCCGAGATCGCGAGCATCATTCCCGAGACCGGCGGCCAATATATTTATTTCGAGCGAATGTTCGGTTCGTTCTTTGCGTATCTTTACGGGTGGGCGGTTTTCGCGGTGATTCAAACCGGTTCCATCGCGGCGGTCGCCTATGTGTTTGCGGAATATGCGACTCAATTTGTTAAACTCCCCGAATTCACGCCAGCGGTCGCGGCTTTCTCGATTCATTTTCCGTTTATCGGTGACGTCGCGCCGCTCGCGGATATTGGCGTCAAAGGCGTCGCAGCTGCTCTCGTCATTGGGCTTACGGCAATCAATTACATCGGCGTGCGTTTTGGCGGCGCGGTACAAAATATTTTTACCGTGGCGAAAGTTGCCGCGATGGCCGTGCTTTTTCTTGGCGCATTCCTGCTGCCCACCGGCGGCAGCGTCGCGAACCTCACCACTAATAGCGTCATCATTCATCCACGCGGAGTCGAATTGGCCGCCGCCATCGCCGCCGCGATGCAGGGAGCGTTTTGGGCTTATGACGGCTGGAATAAAATCACCTACATCGCCGGAGAAGTGAAACAACCGCAACGAAATATTCCGCTAAGTCTGGGCATCGGCATGCTGGCCGTCATGGGCATCTACATGTTGATCAACCTCGCGTATTCGTATGTGCTACCCATTGACGTGATGGCGCATTCCAAACTCGTCGCGGCGGACGTCGCTGAAAAATGTTTTGTGAGCGGCGGACGCTGGATTGCCGCGGCGGTCATGGTCTCGACCTTTGGCACCGCCAACGCCACCATCCTGGCCAGCGCGCGGGTTTATTTTTCGATGTCGCGGCGAAATGTTTTCCCGAAATTTTTAGGCAATGCGCATCCGAAATTTCACACACCCGCCGCGTCGCTGGTCATCCAGGGCGTTTGGAGCGTGCTGCTGCTTTTCAGCGGCACGTTTGACACCCTTACGGACACGCTGATTTTTGTGAGTTGGATTTTCTACGCGGTGGGCGCATACGGAGTTTTTGTCATGCGCCGCAAGCTGCCGAATACCCCGCGTCCCTATCGCGTGCCGGGCTACCCGTGGGTTCCGTGGATTTTTATTATCTTCGCAACGGTCTATCTGATCTTCACGGTTATCAATGACGTGGCGAATTACAACGCCGCCGTCGCTGCAGGCAAACCCGCAATCATCAATTCCGCTTTCGGGCTCGTGCTCGTGCTGATCGGCACGCCGATTTATTGGTTCTACCGCTCAAAATCGGCGTCCGCTCGAAGCAAATGATTACTGGACGATTTTTACCTGCTCAGGTTTATCGAGAACGATTTCGGCGGAGTCGCGATACTTAATGAATTTGCCCGTCACGACGACTTCTTTGCCAACGAGATTTGTGAGTGCAGGAAAATTGGTAAAATTCGCACCCTTTAAAATAGCGGTCAACGCGGTGCGATAGTTCTCATCAAACTCGACAATCGCCAACCCGCGTGGCTCAAATACTTTTGCCACCATGCCTTTGAACGCACCGTCCTTGTCCACCATTTTCAAAGCGTCAGCCAGCGCATGTGCGTCAACTGCCGATTTATATTGATCATCCGTTTTCGCAATTTTGCCGAAACTGGCGGTGGTTGAGGCCACATCCGCCTGGGTAGGCTTTGCGGGCTTCTTCGGTGCGCTGTCAGCTTTGTCAGAGGTGTTAGTTTTACTTTGAGTGGTTGAACTTGCCGCAGGTTCATCGGCAAATGAAATCGTCACCGCTGCCATCAATGTTGCCACGCCCAGCGCGAGAGTTTTAACCTTAATATTGGTCATCATCGTATGTTATTAGACCCGCGCAGTTAGTAATTCAAGCCCGATTGCCTTGGCATGCGACTTCGTTGTGCGCAAATATAGCTGACGTCGCCGAGCTTTCCTGCTAACAACAAGCCGCGTGAGCACAACCGAATCAACCGTCCCCTCTGGCACAAAATCCAAATATCTCACCGCGCCGGTTCCAACTACGAAAATGCCGCCGGGCATTCCGTACATCATCGGCAACGAAGCCGCAGAGCGTTTCAGCTTCTACGGCATGCGCACGATTCTCGTCATTTTCATGACGAAATATCTGGTGGACGCGCAGGGCCACGCCGATCGCATGACCGACACGCAGGCGCGCGAGTGGTTTCACTTGTTCGTGGCGGCGGTGTATTTTTTCCCACTGATTGGCTCCATCGTTGCGGATGTTTTCTTTGGAAAATATCTCACGATTCTCTGGCTCTCGATTGTTTACTGCCTCGGGCATTTCGCGCTTTCGCTCAACGACACTCGACTGGGATTGATGATCGGCCTTTCACTCATCGCCATTGGCTCCGGCGGCATCAAGCCGTGTGTCTCCGCCAATGTCGGAGACCAATTTGGTGAGCATAACCGGTATTTGCTGGCGCGTGTTTACATGTGGTTTTATCTGGCGATCAATATCGGTTCCGCGATCTCGATGTATTGGGTACCGATTGAATTGCGGACCGCCGGCTCGCATGTCGCCTTTGGCATTCCGGGAATTTTGATGCTGATCGCAACCATCATTTTTTGGATGGGACGGAAAAAATTCGTGCATGTTCCTCCTGCGGGAATCAGGAAGCTCGGCGAAGTTTTCAGTTTGGAGAATCTAAAGGCGCTCGCTGGCTTGATGCCGATTTATGTGGTGATCGCGGTATTTTGGTCGCTCTACGACCAATGCAGTTCAGCGTGGGTGCAGCAGGCCGAGCACATGGACTTGCATTTCTTTGGACTCAAATGGACGGCGGACCAGTTCCAGATTCTTAATCCGATTCTCGTTCTGATTTACGTGCCGCTGTTTTCGTCGGTCATTTATCCAACGGTGAATCGTTTTTACAAACTGACGCCGCTGCGCAAGATGTCCATCGGTTTCTTTTTTACTTTTTGTTCGTTTGTGGTTCCCGCTTACGTCGAGATGTTGATCAGCGCGGGACAGAAGCCGACGATTGGCTGGCAAGTGCTTGCTTACATGTTTCTGATGGCGTCGGAGGTCATGGTATATGCCACCGGACTGGAATTTTCCTACACGCAAGCGCCGAAGAAAATGAAATCCATGATCATGGCATTATTTTTAGCG contains:
- a CDS encoding POT family MFS transporter produces the protein MSTTESTVPSGTKSKYLTAPVPTTKMPPGIPYIIGNEAAERFSFYGMRTILVIFMTKYLVDAQGHADRMTDTQAREWFHLFVAAVYFFPLIGSIVADVFFGKYLTILWLSIVYCLGHFALSLNDTRLGLMIGLSLIAIGSGGIKPCVSANVGDQFGEHNRYLLARVYMWFYLAINIGSAISMYWVPIELRTAGSHVAFGIPGILMLIATIIFWMGRKKFVHVPPAGIRKLGEVFSLENLKALAGLMPIYVVIAVFWSLYDQCSSAWVQQAEHMDLHFFGLKWTADQFQILNPILVLIYVPLFSSVIYPTVNRFYKLTPLRKMSIGFFFTFCSFVVPAYVEMLISAGQKPTIGWQVLAYMFLMASEVMVYATGLEFSYTQAPKKMKSMIMALFLATNTAGNLFTAAVNHFIQNPDGSSKLTGANYYLFFAGLMFIAAIAFIFIAMTYRGKTFIQDEKPAAA
- a CDS encoding amino acid permease; translated protein: MPASDPSGSPADSRAANAGLVPALGLFTTTMMVIGGVIGSGIFRKAGVMAGEVGSPTLLLGVWFIAGIITLFGALTNAEIASIIPETGGQYIYFERMFGSFFAYLYGWAVFAVIQTGSIAAVAYVFAEYATQFVKLPEFTPAVAAFSIHFPFIGDVAPLADIGVKGVAAALVIGLTAINYIGVRFGGAVQNIFTVAKVAAMAVLFLGAFLLPTGGSVANLTTNSVIIHPRGVELAAAIAAAMQGAFWAYDGWNKITYIAGEVKQPQRNIPLSLGIGMLAVMGIYMLINLAYSYVLPIDVMAHSKLVAADVAEKCFVSGGRWIAAAVMVSTFGTANATILASARVYFSMSRRNVFPKFLGNAHPKFHTPAASLVIQGVWSVLLLFSGTFDTLTDTLIFVSWIFYAVGAYGVFVMRRKLPNTPRPYRVPGYPWVPWIFIIFATVYLIFTVINDVANYNAAVAAGKPAIINSAFGLVLVLIGTPIYWFYRSKSASARSK